CGTTGGGGCGCGATTGAATCGGCAATTCGCGGCGTAGGTGCAGCGGAGCTCGTCTCCGTGGAGCCATTGGAGATCTTCCGAGGCAAGACGGTTGCGGAGGGCGAGTATTCGCTGTTGCTGCGTATCGTTTTACAGGCAGCGGATCGTACGCTGCGTGAGGATGAAGTGACCGGTATTGTCGAACGAGTGACGCAGGCGCTCGCATCGCTTGGTGGAAAACAGCGGGCTTAGTTTTCCAGCTAGGCCTGTGTGCTTCTTCGCCGGATAACCAATGCGATCAGGCCGGTCGCCAGAACGATGGCTGCGATGCCAAGCTCTGCCATGAAGTGTGGCCGCGAAAACAGGATGAAGAGAAAGCCCGCCATCGCCAGAAGAATCGGCAGCGGATAGAGCGGCATGCGGAAGCGGCCTGGCTGTTTGCGTTCGCGCCGATGCTTGGGTAGAAGTGCTGCCATGCCTTGCAGCAGGAACTGGAAGACGATGCGGATGACGACGAGCGAGGCGATGACGTCCTGCAGTCGAAGGAAGCACCAGAGCAGTGTGATGCCTCCGAGCGTGAGCAGCGAGACGGATGGGATGCGGTAGCGCGGATGGATGCGTCCGAAGATCGCGGGGAAGTTGCCATCGCGCGCAGCGGCGAAGGGGATGCGTGAGTATCCCAGCAACAGAGCGAAGACCGAAGCGAGCGACGCGACAGCGATAAGAATCACGACAACCGAAGCTGCCGTGTGCGCCCACAGATGGGGCACGAAAGCGGTCTGCATGAAGGTGGCCATGGTGTACTGGCGTGCTGCGGCGTCGTGCGAGGTAACGCCAACCAGTTGCTGCCACGGCACAACGCCGAGCACGGAGATGTTCATGAGCACGTAAAGCGTGCCGACGATGGCGATCGAACCGAAGACCGCGCGGGGTATCGTCCGCTGCGGATCGCGCACTTCGGCGCCAAGGAAGCAGACGTTGTAGTAGCCCCAGTAGTCGTACGCGGAGACGAGCATGCCTGCGCCAAGGCCAAGGAAAAAGGCGTGATCCAGATGGAATGCGCCTGAGGGAAAACTGAAGGCCTGCTTCGCGGAGAAGTGCGTGAAGCCGACGGCGATGATGAGTGCGAGTGTTCCTAGTACCGTGATGCCGAGCGCGCGTGTGACCTTTTCGATGTGCCCGATGGGGCGATAGAGCAGCGTGAGGGCGAGCAGACACGCGCCCATCGCGATCAGAGTCTGTCCACTGAGCACGACCGGGATGTGGAAGAGCTTGGTGCTGA
This genomic stretch from Terriglobus saanensis SP1PR4 harbors:
- a CDS encoding APC family permease; translated protein: METGKQNGQPDSLVRGLTSVSATGANIIDMVGVGPFITLPLILTAMGGPQAMLGWVLGALLSLCDGCVWSEFGTAYPEAGGSYAYLKHLYGEKKLGRSFSFLYAWQLLFSAPLSIASGCIGFAQYASWFIPSSSHAFFSTKLFHIPVVLSGQTLIAMGACLLALTLLYRPIGHIEKVTRALGITVLGTLALIIAVGFTHFSAKQAFSFPSGAFHLDHAFFLGLGAGMLVSAYDYWGYYNVCFLGAEVRDPQRTIPRAVFGSIAIVGTLYVLMNISVLGVVPWQQLVGVTSHDAAARQYTMATFMQTAFVPHLWAHTAASVVVILIAVASLASVFALLLGYSRIPFAAARDGNFPAIFGRIHPRYRIPSVSLLTLGGITLLWCFLRLQDVIASLVVIRIVFQFLLQGMAALLPKHRRERKQPGRFRMPLYPLPILLAMAGFLFILFSRPHFMAELGIAAIVLATGLIALVIRRRSTQA